Proteins co-encoded in one Brassica oleracea var. oleracea cultivar TO1000 chromosome C4, BOL, whole genome shotgun sequence genomic window:
- the LOC106338140 gene encoding replication protein A 70 kDa DNA-binding subunit A-like, whose amino-acid sequence MVLIDSNGDKIHATVKKELVNQFEHQLEQGKTLTFTIFSLNHSIGSYRTTNHLYKISMLATTRVRSCEALPVGLNGFTPVNFQENLDGSLNPDFLIDVIRHVVKISHVEMISVNGKETQKISLELRDLADVRLPMVLWGNFATDVTNAIQLRGEGRVILVLRFGKIKVWKGKLKFVYALVNTINN is encoded by the exons ATGGTTCTCATTGATTCTAAT GGAGATAAGATCCATGCGACTGTGAAGAAAGAATTGGTTAACCAGTTCGAGCACCAGCTGGAGCAGGGGAAAACTCTGACTTTCACTATTTTTTCTCTGAATCATTCGATTGGCTCATACCGGACGACAAACCATCTTTACAAGATCAGTATGTTGGCCACAACGCGTGTGAGAAGTTGTGAGGCTTTGCCTGTAGGTTTAAATGGCTTCACACCCGTGAACTTCCAGGAAAATCTTGATGGTAGTCTCAACCCCGATTTTCTAATTG ATGTAATCAGACATGTTGTGAAAATTAGCCATGTTGAGATGATTTCCGTGAACGGAAAAGAAACCCAAAAGATTTCACTTGAGCTACGTGATCTAGC GGATGTCCGTCTTCCGATGGTCTTGTGGGGAAACTTTGCTACTGATGTCACGAACGCTATACAGTTACGTGGTGAGGGTCGTGTGATCTTGGTTTTGAGATTCGGCAAGATTAAGGTTTGGAAAGGTAAATTGAAGTTTGTCTACGCTTTGGTTAACACTATCAATAATTGA
- the LOC106342905 gene encoding transcription factor TCP10 produces the protein MGLKGYSAGDGVGEIIEVPGGHIIRATGRKDRHSKVFTSKGPRDRRVRLAAHTAIQFYDVQDRLQYDRPSKAVDWLIKKAKAAIDKLETTQEPPENDTTKPGSSSSEPNLADTQTQFVAANLDPEDAMKTFFPATTSGGGTNMNFQNYPHHHDADNIVSRTTTTTPNLSQDLGLSLHPFQGNNINSTVVPETNNFATAHFETFGRISGWNHHDLTMTSSSSPSEQQQEQERGNGGFMVNLHHHQPSMMTLLNSQQQQVFLGGHQQQQQRGTLQSSLFPHSFRSWDHHHQTTSDNHHHHHHNQASPVMFASSSQYGSHGMMMMQGLSFPIHGEEPTQPNSSSSPPPNSHL, from the coding sequence ATGGGACTTAAAGGTTATAGCGCCGGAGATGGAGTAGGAGAGATAATAGAGGTTCCAGGTGGTCATATAATTCGAGCCACTGGACGAAAAGACCGTCACAGCAAAGTTTTCACATCGAAGGGTCCACGTGACAGGCGCGTGAGACTCGCAGCTCACACGGCGATTCAGTTCTACGATGTGCAAGACCGGTTACAGTATGACCGGCCAAGCAAAGCCGTGGACTGGCTCATCAAGAAAGCTAAAGCTGCCATCGATAAGCTCGAAACCACTCAAGAACCACCGGAGAATGATACTACTAAACCGGGATCTTCTTCTTCCGAGCCCAACTTGGCTGATACTCAAACGCAGTTTGTGGCGGCCAATCTTGATCCAGAAGACGCAATGAAAACATTCTTTCCGGCGACAACGAGCGGCGGTGGTACGAACATGAATTTCCAAAACTACCCTCATCATCACGATGCCGACAATATAGTTTCAAGAACAACCACAACCACCCCGAACCTAAGCCAAGATCTTGGTCTCTCTCTTCACCCGTTTCAAGGAAACAACATCAACAGCACAGTAGTCCCCGAGACCAACAACTTCGCCACGGCTCATTTCGAGACATTTGGGAGAATCTCGGGTTGGAACCATCACGACTTAACGATGACGTCATCATCGTCACCATCCGAACAACAGCAAGAGCAAGAAAGAGGTAACGGTGGTTTCATGGTGAATCTTCACCATCATCAACCATCGATGATGACATTGCTCAACAGTCAGCAACAACAAGTGTTTCTTGGTGGCCACCAACAACAACAACAACGGGGTACCCTTCAGTCCAGTTTATTCCCTCACTCGTTTCGTTCTTGGGATCATCATCATCAAACAACGTCGGACAATCATCATCATCATCATCACAATCAAGCTTCTCCTGTGATGTTTGCTTCTTCATCACAGTATGGTTCTCATGGGATGATGATGATGCAAGGCCTCAGCTTCCCCATCCATGGAGAAGAACCTACTCAACCAAACTCCTCTTCTTCTCCTCCTCCAAACTCACATCTCTAA
- the LOC106341516 gene encoding chemocyanin-like has product MKTTIMSLLIVVLSLIGLAHAASFYEVGDFNGWTTKMGVAYYKTWSSSKTFHVGDALIFQYNKDIHNVIQVSFRDYESCNPNSALARYKSEYEPVKLNRTGHYYFICGFTGHCEAGQKLEVLVMPASLQNTTIIQQNNTSSSNPKPNPVNAKPSPTPKLKPKPSPSPPLEDPLVVLPVDDATIASLPHNAVSNPRVWSGLSMLSLILLKSLVSS; this is encoded by the coding sequence ATGAAGACCACAATCATGAGTTTGTTAATTGTGGTATTATCACTAATCGGTTTAGCTCATGCTGCATCCTTTTACGAGGTTGGAGACTTCAACGGATGGACGACAAAGATGGGGGTTGCCTATTACAAGACATGGTCTTCTTCAAAGACTTTCCACGTTGGAGATGCTCTCATCTTTCAATACAACAAGGATATCCACAACGTGATTCAAGTGAGCTTCAGAGATTATGAATCGTGCAACCCTAACTCAGCTCTGGCCAGATATAAATCAGAGTATGAACCGGTTAAACTTAACAGAACCGGGCACTATTACTTCATATGCGGTTTTACTGGTCACTGCGAAGCTGGTCAAAAGCTGGAGGTCCTAGTCATGCCTGCCTCTCTGCAGAATACTACCATTATTCAACAAAACAACACCTCTTCTTCTAACCCTAAACCTAATCCTGTTAATGCTAAGCCTAGTCCTACGCCTAAACTTAAACCTAAACCTTCTCCTTCGCCACCTTTAGAGGATCCTCTTGTGGTTCTTCCAGTAGATGATGCAACGATTGCATCACTTCCTCACAATGCGGTCTCAAACCCTCGTGTGTGGAGTGGCTTAAGCATGCTCTCCTTAATTCTTCTAAAAAGCCTAGTTTCTTCTTGA
- the LOC106338143 gene encoding uncharacterized protein At4g02000-like, with amino-acid sequence MAESLQDAIRLMSLKDDDPIDLPDNPCFQVFEQNALSILGRLLNPSCQPMAEMIETMPKIWRVYDRVRGIALSSDKFQFVFKREDDMETVLKDRPRSFNHWTMLIDRWIPSPPKNFLSTVDVWVRIHHIPMNYYTLDTMDFLARKIGKVIEIAYDPKVSQKDAFIRAQVRLDIANPATARRVLNIPSGGQVMIEFEYEKLRKRCFHCLRLTHERPDCPMLRIKSPRAEASVNSSKEKVVNTVIARGQQELGVCLSVPPGFEPLFPELPPEERAMAMQYIAHSDPTERQVRIVRVQQSILTEGVPERVDMSNAIK; translated from the coding sequence ATGGCGGAGTCTTTACAGGATGCTATTCGTTTGATGTCGCTGAAGGATGATGACCCAATCGATCTTCCGGATAACCCTTGTTTCCAAGTGTTTGAGCAAAACGCCTTGAGCATTCTTGGTCGTTTGCTGAATCCATCTTGCCAGCCCATGGCAGAGATGATTGAGACTATGCCGAAGATCTGGCGCGTCTATGATAGAGTGAGAGGGATTGCACTCTCATCGGACAAGTTCCAGTTTGTCTTTAAGAGAGAGGATGATATGGAAACGGTGTTAAAGGATAGACCTAGGTCTTTCAACCATTGGACCATGCTGATAGATAGGTGGATTCCTTCCCCGCCGAAGAATTTTCTGTCGACTGTTGATGTGTGGGTGAGGATTCATCACATTCCAATGAACTACTATACGCTGGACACAATGGATTTCTTGGCAAGAAAGATTGGAAAAGTTATTGAGATTGCTTACGATCCAAAAGTTTCTCAGAAGGACGCTTTCATCCGAGCTCAGGTGAGGCTTGATATTGCGAACCCAGCAACAGCAAGACGTGTTCTTAATATACCGTCTGGAGGTCAAGTAATGATTGAGTTTGAATATGAAAAACTCCGGAAGAGGTGTTTCCATTGCTTACGTTTAACACATGAAAGGCCTGACTGCCCCATGCTTCGCATCAAGTCCCCTCGAGCTGAAGCATCTGTAAATTCTTCCAAGGAGAAAGTAGTTAATACTGTCATTGCCCGTGGACAGCAGGAACTCGGTGTGTGCCTTTCTGTTCCTCCTGGTTTTGAGCCTTTGTTCCCTGAGCTACCACCAGAGGAAAGAGCTATGGCAATGCAGTATATCGCTCATAGTGATCCTACAGAACGCCAAGTTCGGATTGTGAGAGTTCAGCAGTCTATCTTAACAGAAGGTGTACCTGAGCGGGTTGACATGTCAAATGCTATCAAATAA